In Nitrospira sp., the DNA window TGGGGCGTGGAGGCGAAGAAGAAACAGGCACTGATCACGGCTGCGCAGCATGTGGTGATTTCCTGCGCCCACCCCTCACCGTTATCCGCGAGAAAGTTTTTCGGTTCACGGTGTTTTTCGCAGGTCAATCGAGCCCTCACTGAGGCGAATCTTAAACCGATCGATTGGCAAATTCCTGATCTCTGAGTCGGAGTCGGGTGGCGCGGTAGCTGTGATCGGTGCTCACACCTAAATGATTTGACTTGCGGCACGTCGTTTTTTATACTACATTGAATTTTTTTCGTTCTTACTCAGTCATGTGCGCAGGAGAGTGACCGCCGGGAATGAGGATTCGTCTAGGTCTGGGGCTCGGTTTCAGTACTCTAGTTCTAGCGGGTGCGTTGTGGGCGGCCGAGGGTGACCTTGCCGGACTGCGGGCGTCAACGTCTATTGGATCTGCGCCCATTGCGTGGCAGTATGATGGTGACCAGGGGCCCTCGCATTGGGGGGAAATCGCCCCGACCACCGCGTTCTGTGAAAAAGGTACCCACCAGTCGCCCATTAATATTCGCACCACTCCGCATCACCGGAGTCATGACGGGCTCCTAGTCCATTACACTGCCGCTCCCGGTCACGTTGCCACTTCTCACCACACCATTGAAGTGGATTTTCAATCAGGCGAGTCGCTTGAAGTCCTTGGACGAACGTATACGCTCAAAGAGTTTCATTTTCACGAGCCCAGCGAACATCAGCTGAACGGCCGTACCTATCCGATGGAAGCGCATCTCGTTCATCGAGATGAAACGGGTCATCTGGAGGTCCTTGCGGTGCTGATGGATTTGGGCAATGAATCCGCCTCTCTGTCCGCCGTGTGGGATCGGATTCCGAGCGCGAAGCAGGATGAAGTGAGGGATTTGCTGATTAACCCGCAGGATCTGCTGCCAAAAGACTTGCACCATTACGCCTATGATGGCTCACTGACCACGCCGCCCTGTACCGAAGGCGTGCACTGGATCGTGCTGAAGGAACCCATCTCCATTACCTCCGCTCATATTGAACGGTTCGTGTCGCTGATCGGCCACAACGCTCGACCGGTTCAATCGTTGAATGAGCGTGAGATCGACGAAGAATAACCTTTTCGTTCAGACAACGCTCAGGTTTCCGAGCCACCCACCGTTGATTCGGGCGTTTCCCACGACCACCAGTCCCAGCTCTACTTCGAATGTCTTTCGAGCGATTGTGGACGGTTACGTGAATCTGTGCCGACCAGCCGTAACTACTTCCTGGATGTCATACTCCTGTAAAAGCTGAGGTCCTGCGACCATACCTGCCAGCTCGGGGTCATCTTGCCCTTTCGATTTTGGCCCTTCCGCTGTTCGTTTTAGGCGGTGAGCCTCTTTCTGTGTAAGGCGATCACGTTGAGTATGTTCCCGTTGGCGATTTGTAGAAGTCGTGTGGCTCATGGTCACCTCCGTGGGTCGCATGGGAGCGACGGATATCAGGCGGAGGGCACTTGAGGGGGCGTCGTTGCTGGCACGGCGCCCGATCTGCCGGCTTTGATGAATCGATCTTCGGCGAGCACGTCGTGTAGTTGTGCCGTGATCGAGCGCCGGTACGGTTCCTTCTGCCGGATCATGATGACGAGATTGTCCCCATCCACAAGGATGCTGAGCTCGTCCTCAGTAACCAGTTCCCGGGACGAGCCCCCGATGTTCAATCGGTACTGTGTTTTTCCATCGGGATTCCGATTCGGTCCGACCACGATCTCAGTCAACCCATCGATGTGGCCGTCATACCCCTTATGCCGGTGCCTGACCTTGGTGCCGTTTGGAATGCGTACCCATCTTGCCACCGGCGATGTCTGGCTGTCTTTCCCGTTGCTCATAGCGCGTGTGTCTCCTTGTTGTCGTACCCGTACGTAGCCGCCAGAGTTCTCGGGATTCCGAGAGCGCACAATTGCATC includes these proteins:
- a CDS encoding carbonic anhydrase family protein is translated as MRIRLGLGLGFSTLVLAGALWAAEGDLAGLRASTSIGSAPIAWQYDGDQGPSHWGEIAPTTAFCEKGTHQSPINIRTTPHHRSHDGLLVHYTAAPGHVATSHHTIEVDFQSGESLEVLGRTYTLKEFHFHEPSEHQLNGRTYPMEAHLVHRDETGHLEVLAVLMDLGNESASLSAVWDRIPSAKQDEVRDLLINPQDLLPKDLHHYAYDGSLTTPPCTEGVHWIVLKEPISITSAHIERFVSLIGHNARPVQSLNEREIDEE